The stretch of DNA CCGGCACCTATCACCTCTACTGCTCGGAATATTGCGGCACTGACCATTCCGTGATGGGCGGCGAGATTACCTTCATGAACCCCGGCGACTACCAGGACTGGCTGACCCATTCGGGCGCGCAGCAGGGCAAGGTGGCGGCGGGCCGCGCGCTCTACGAGGCCTATGGCTGCGCCGGCTGCCACGAGCCCGGCTCGGCCGTGAAGGCCCCGAGCCTCGCGGGTCTCTACGGGTCCCAGGTGACGCTCGCCGACGGCCGTACCGTCACGGCCGACGAGGGCTGGCTGCGCGAGAAGATCCTGAACCCGAACGGCGACCGCCTCGCCGGCGGGGGCAAGCAGGTGATGCCGAGCTTCGCCGGCCGGATCCCGGCAGATGAGCTCGGCACGCTGATCGACTTCTTGAAGGCCTATCCGACGTCGAAGGCTGCGGACGCGACACGATGATGAACCGCGTCACTTCCTTCATGCACCCGTCGGATCAGAAGGCGCGCCGATCGCGTTCCTCCCCCTGCTTACGGATTCACAGATCCGCTCGAGCCATGCCGTTTCAGGATCGGGGGCGGGTCCCCTCTCCCGCGCGGGACAGGGTGAGGGATGAGAACGCCCCGGACGAGGCTCGAGGCGAGCGCACGTTCATCGCGAGCTCGCTGATGAACCTTGTCGTCCCTCACCCCGACCCTCTTCCGCACGGAAGAGGGGGGCTGTCGCGGCCTGCCGCTGACGGCGGTGCGCGCCTCGGACATGGGAGCATCGCAGCCCGCCGAGCGGGGTCGGACGCGCGCGCGTCCGCCTTGACGCCCAGCCTCCGACTTCACCCATCGAGGGCGAAACGATGAGCGCATCGGGCAGCATCGGCGGCACCGCCCGCCGCGAACCCCACGCCCCGGAATCGACGATTGGGCGCAAGGCCGACTACCTGCACGCGGAATCGACCCTGCGCTCGTGGTTCCTCACCACCGATCACAAGCGCATCGCGATCCTCTACCTCGCGTCGATTACCGGCTTCTTCGTGATCGGGGCCCTGGCGGCCGGTGTCGTGCGCCTCGCGCTCGTCGTGCCGAACGGCGCGATCATGACCAACGACACCTACAACAAGGCCTTCACCATCCACGGCGTGGTGATGGTCTGGTTCTTCCTGATCCCGTCGATCCCCGCGACCTTCGGCAATTTCCTGATCCCGCTGATGATCGGGGCCAAGGACCTCGCCTTCCCGAAGCTCAACCTGACGAGCTGGTACGTGTTCATGGCGGGCGCCCTGTTCACCCTGGTCTCGGTGGTGCTGGGCGGGGTCGATACCGGCTGGACCTTCTACGCGCCGCTCTCCACGGCCTTCTCGAACACCTGGGTGCTGCCGGCCCTGATCGGCGTCACCATCGTGGGCTTCTCGTCGATCCTGACCGGGCTCAACTTCGTGGTCACGATCCACACCATGCGGGCGCCCGGCATGACGTGGTTCAAGCTGCCGATCTTCGTCTGGGCGCACTACGCCACGAGCCTGATCTTCCTGCTGGCGACGCCCGTGATCACGACGGCGCTGATCCTGCTGATCGCGGAGCGCGCCTTCCACATCGGCGTGTTCGATCCGGCCTATGGCGGCGACCCGGTGCTGTTCCAGCACCTGTTCTGGTTCTACTCGCACCCGGCCGTCTACATCATGGTCCTGCCCGGCATGGGGGTGATCTCCGAGATCGTCCCGGCCTTCGCGCAGAAGAAGCTGTTCGGCTACCGCTTCGTCGCCTACGCGTCGATCGGGCTGGCCTCGGTGACCTTCTTCGTCTGGGGCCACCACATGTTCGTCAACGGCCAGAGCGACCTGGCCTCGCTGGTGTTCTCGGCCCTGTCCTTCGCGGTGGCGGTGCCCTCGGCCGTCAAGGTCTACAACTGGACCGCCACGATCCATAAGGGGAGCCTGCGGCTCGACACGCCGATGCTCTACGCGATGGGCTATATCGGCCTGTTCGTGCTCGGCGGGCTGACCGGCCTCTACCTCGCGACGCTCGCCATCAACCAGCACATCCACGCGACCTACTTCGTGGTTGCGCATTTCCACTACATCATGGTCGGCGGCACGGTGCTGGCGTTCCTGGGCGGCCTGCACTTCTGGTGGCCGAAATTCACCGGCCGGATGTACAGCGAACCCTGGGGCCGGGTCTCGGCGCTGCTGATCTTCCTCGGCTTCAACGTGACCTTCTTCCCGCAATTCATCCTGGGCTATCTCGGGATGCCGCGGCGCTACGCGACCTACCCGGCCGAATTCCAGCTCCTGAACGTCCTGTCGTCGGCCGGCGCCACGATCCTGGCGGCGGGCTACCTCTTCCCGATGCTCTACCTCGTCTACTCCCTATGGTTCGGCCGCAAGGCGCCCGCCAACCCGTGGAACGCGAAGGGACTCGAGTGGGAGACCGCATCCCCGCCGCCGACGCACAATTTCCTGTCCCCGCCCGAGGTGCCGCGCATCCCCTACGACTACCCGATCCAGGCCCAGGAATCCCGGGACCAGCACGGATGAGCGCGAAGCTGGCTGACGGCGTCGGGGTCGCCCGCGCCGAGCATTTCGAGACCGTCGCGCAGCAGCGCGAGGCGGCGACGCTCGGCATCTGGGCGTGGCTGATCACCGAGCTGCTGCTGTTCTCGGCGCTGTTCCTCGTGGCGCTGATCACCCGGATCCAGCATCCCGAGGCCACGGTCGCGGCGGCCAAGCACCTCAAGTTCTGGATCGGCGCCACCAACACCGTGGTGCTGATTGGCTCCTCGCTCACGATGTCGATGGCGATCGAATTTTCGCGGATGGGCTGGCAGCGCGCCATGGTGCGGGCGATGCTGGCCACCGCCGCGCTCGGCGGCCTGTTCCTCGTGCTCAAGGGCTACGAGTACTATGCCGACTGGGACGAGCACATGATGCCGTTCCTCAGCCATCGGCCCTTCGCGCTGGCCGAGACGCCGGCCGCGCGGCTGTTCGTGAACCTCTACTACGTCGCCACGCTGCTGCACGCGCTGCACCTGTTCACCGGCATCGCGCTCCTGCTCGGCATGACCTGGATGGCCGCCAAAGCCGGGTTCCTGTCGCGGCATCAGAACTGGATCGAGGTCTACGGCCTGTACTGGCACTTCATCGACCTCGTCTGGATCCTCGCCTTCCCGATCCTCTACGTGGTGAACCGGTAGGATGCGGCCCCCCCGCGCGACTCTGAACGCCGACGACCGCGCCCTGATCCGGAAGCGCCTGCGCACGCCCGTCCTCACTTTCCTGGCGCTGCTCGCGCTGCTCGCCGTCAACGTGACCCTCGGCGCCACCCTCCCCTTCGCGCAGGTCTGGATCGTCGAGCTCGCCGTCGTCGCCGTGATGGTGGCGCTGATCCTCCTCGTCTCCATGGAGGTGATGCACGAGCCGCCGCTGATCCGGCTGTTCTCGGGGCTCGGCTTCTTCTGGGTCGCCATCTTGGTCGGCATGACGCTGACCGACTATCTCGCCCGCTGAGCCGTGCGAAATCCGTTGTCCGGGCGGCCGAACACTCCTAAACGTCGCCGCTCCCCCGCCCTGCCCCGGTCGAAACCCGATGTGCGAACTGCTCGGCATGAGCGCCAACGTGCCGACCGACATCCGCTTCTCCTTCGCGGGCCTCGCCCGGCGCGGCGGCGACACCGGACCCCATGCCGACGGCTGGGGCATCAGCTTCTACGACGGCCGCACCTGCCGGAGCTTCCACGAGCCGGAGCCGAGCGCCCGCTCGCAGCTCGCCCGGCTCTTGCGCGACATGTCGATCAAGAGCCGGATCGTGGTCGCCCATGTCCGCAAGGCCAATCGCGGCCGGGTCAGCCTGGAGAACACCCACCCGTTTTCCCGGGAATTGTGGGGCCGCCGCTGGACCTTCGCGCATAACGGCCAGCTCAAGGGCGTGAAGCGCCTGCCGCTGGGCGGCTTCATGCCGATCGGCACCACCGACAGCGAGCACGCCTTCTGCTGGATGCTCGGCCGCCTCCAGGGCCGGTACAAGGCCCTGCCGCGGCCCGAGGCCCTGGATCGCGCCGTGGCCGATCTCGCCGGCGAGCTGCACGCCCTCGGCGTGTTCAACATGCTGCTGACCGACAGCCGCACCCTGTACGCCCATTGCGGCAAGCGCCTCTGCTACCTCACCCGTCGCGCGCCCTTCGGGAAGGCCACCCTGATCGACGAGGACTGGCAGGTGGATTTCTCCGAGGAGACCACCGAGCACGACGTGGTGACGGTGATCGCCACCCAGGCGCTGACCCGGGACGAGTGCTGGACCGATCTCGCCCGCGGCGACGTCCTGACCCTGCGGGATGGGGCGATCCGCCTGTTGCGGCCGGCCAACTTAGCTTAAGTGTAGAGTCCCCGAGGGTGCATGCCCGCCCCCGATGCGCTAGAACCCCGGTAACAGGAGCGCATCGGCCGGACTTCTCCCCCGGTTCAAGCCGGCAAGCGCTCCGCCTCGACCCTCTCGGGACCGCAGGTCGAGCCACGATGAGCTGACGAGTGCGATACGCATGACCCGCGACGACACCGACACCGTCCTGTCCCAGGAGGACGGGACGCGGGATGGCCGCCCGAACCTGGCCCCCGGCATCCGAACGCATCTCGGGGAGCACCTGCGCACGGTCTACGACCGGATCGGCGAGGAGACGTTGCCATCCCGTTTCGCCGAGCTGATCGAGAAGCTCGAGGCGGCGCTCCGGGCGCGCGGCGAGGCGATCGAGCCCGAATTCCGCAACGGCTTGCTCGCCGCGGTTCCGTCCCTGCGCGCCTTCGCGCTGTCGCTGACCTCGAACCCGGCCCGCTCGGACGATCTCGTCCAGGACACCCTGCTCAAGGGCTGGCAGCACCGCGCAAGGTTCCAGCCGGGGACCAACCTGAACGCGTGGCTGTTCACGATCCTGCGCAACATCTTCTACTCGGATCACCGCAAGCGGGTCCGCGAGGTCGAGGATCAGGACGGCTCCTACGCCGCCCGCCTCGCCACCGCCCCGCATCAGGGCGACCGGCTCGACGTCGAGGACCTGCAATCGGCGCTGGCCAAGCTGCCGCCGGACCAGCGCGAGGCCCTGGTCCTGGTCGGGGCCGAGGGCGTCTCCTACGAGGAGGCCGCGGCGATCATGGGCTGCAAGGTCGGCACCGTGAAGAGCCGCGTCAGCCGCGCCCGCGGCCGGCTCGCGGAGCTGCTCGGCTACGACGAGGAGGACCTCGGCTCCGACCGGTTCATCCAGTCGGCGATGCCCAAGGACGCGTAGCCGCTCCGCCGGCCGACGCAAAAAAGGATGCATCCGAATCCGGGGATCGGGCGTTACCGGCCCGAGCTTCACCGCGTCTCTGCGGTGGAACACCACGGAACGGAGCAATCCCGTATGACCTTCAAGACCCTCATCGCCGCCTCGGCTCTGGCCCTGTCGCTGCCGCTGGCCGCCCAGGCCCAGGGGACGATCCCGGGTGCCGAGCGCGGCGCGGCCGCGGGTGCCGATGCGGCCGGCCCGATCGGCGGCATCGTCGGCGGCGCGGTCGGTGCGGCCACCGGCACGGTGGGCGGCATCCTCGGCGTCGACATGGCCCCGCGCTTCCGCAGCTACGTCCGCGAGCGCAACGTCCGCTCGTACGACTACGACGGCCGCGTCGCCGTCGGCTCGACCCTGCCGGCTTCGGGCGTGACCTACTACGACGTGCCGAGCGAGTACCGCGTGCAGCCGGGCTACCGCTACACCGTGGTGAACGACCGCCCGGTGCTGGTCGACCGCGGTCACCGCATCGTCGAGGTCATCGACTAACATCCCGGGCCGGTCCAGCACCGGCCCACAAGCCCCCGGAGCGGCGCTCCGGGGGCCGTCCTCCCCGGGGGCGGCCGTCGGCGCAACGCTTCATCCGTCCGGCCGTTGATAGGCGGTCCGACCCGTGAGGCGACCATGAATGACGATCCCAACGCGCCGAGTGCATCACTGCCCGAGCCCGTGCGCGACCATCTCGGCCAGCAGCTGCGCGGGGTCCTGCCCGTGGAGGCCGACAAGCCCCGTTTCCTCGGCGACGATCCGGTGCCGGAGGCCTTCGAGCCGCAGATCCGCCGGCTTGAGACGCGCCTGAAGACCCACGAGGAAGGCACGGGCGCCGTCGGCCAGGCCCTGGACCAGATCCTGGACGCGTTCGGCGTCAGGCCTGCGGACACCGACAAGCGCGCCGGCTGAGCCCTCAGATTCGGGGCTTCGTCGCCAGCAGGTCGCGGATCTCCGAGAGCAACTTCACGTCGGCCGGCATCTCGTCGGGCTTCTTGGCCTCGGCGTTCTGCAGCTTGTTCATGGCGCGGATCACTAGGAACAGCACGAAAGCGACGATCAGGAAGTTCAGGGTCAGCGTCAGGAACTGCCCGTAACCGATGACGGCACCTTGCTTCTTGGCGTCCACGTAGGGCAGGCCGGCCTGCACCTTGGACGAGAGTGGGATGTAGTAGTTCGAGAAATCGAGCCCGCCGGTCGCCGCGCCGATCACCGGCATGAAGACATCTTGGACCGCCGAGTTGACGATGGCCCCGAAGGCCGCGCCGATGATCACGCCGACCGCGAGATCCACCACGTTCCCGCGCAGCGCGAATTTCTTGAACTCTTCGAGCATCCGCCAGTCCCCCGCCGAATGCTGCCAAGATAGCGGCCTGCCAGATATCGTCCAGCGCCCGGAGCGCCGGTCCCCCGTCCTTGCGAGCGCAGCGAAGCAATCCCGGGCGACGTCCGGCCCGCTAATCCGGCCCGGCCGGCATGCCGGCGGCCGGTCCTTCCCCGCTCGCGGCGGCCAGCTCCGCCTTGGCCCGGCGGCGGTACTGGGCGGCGACGACTGGGATGGTCAGCAGGTAGCCGGCACTCACCGTCACCAGCGCCTCGAAGGGATAGCTGATCAGGATGCCGAAAGCCGCGACCCCGAATAGGAAGATCGGCAGGACGAGGCTGCGTGGCACCCGCTTGCCCATGGTCTTGCCCGAGTAGGTCGGCACCGTGGAGACGACCATGAGGGCGATGCACAGGACGTAGATCAGGATCGCCGGCGCGGCCCATTTCTCCAGGCCGAACCCGAGGAAGTGCAGGTAGAGCGGCAGCATCGCGGTGAGCGCCCCCGCCGGCGCCGGCATGCCGACGAAGAAATCCTTCTTCCAGTCCGGCCGGTTCGGGTCGTCCAGCATGGCGTTGAAGCGGGCGAGCCGCAGCGCCATGGCGATGGCGAAGATCAGCGCGACGATCCAGCCCGCCGATTTCAGGTGGAACAGCACGAAGCCGTAGAGGATCAGCGCCGGGGCGCAGCCGAAATTCACGAAG from Methylobacterium sp. PvR107 encodes:
- a CDS encoding NepR family anti-sigma factor, with protein sequence MTRDDTDTVLSQEDGTRDGRPNLAPGIRTHLGEHLRTVYDRIGEETLPSRFAELIEKLEAALRARGEAIEPEFRNGLLAAVPSLRAFALSLTSNPARSDDLVQDTLLKGWQHRARFQPGTNLNAWLFTILRNIFYSDHRKRVREVEDQDGSYAARLATAPHQGDRLDVEDLQSALAKLPPDQREALVLVGAEGVSYEEAAAIMGCKVGTVKSRVSRARGRLAELLGYDEEDLGSDRFIQSAMPKDA
- a CDS encoding phosphatidylcholine/phosphatidylserine synthase, with translation MDELFPPFAPDPNEPRPRRFKPVPFRMIAPNMITLMALCLGLTAIRLAFEGKFEPAVIAVVAAGVLDGIDGRVARLLKGTSRFGAELDSLADFVNFGCAPALILYGFVLFHLKSAGWIVALIFAIAMALRLARFNAMLDDPNRPDWKKDFFVGMPAPAGALTAMLPLYLHFLGFGLEKWAAPAILIYVLCIALMVVSTVPTYSGKTMGKRVPRSLVLPIFLFGVAAFGILISYPFEALVTVSAGYLLTIPVVAAQYRRRAKAELAAASGEGPAAGMPAGPD
- a CDS encoding DUF1236 domain-containing protein translates to MTFKTLIAASALALSLPLAAQAQGTIPGAERGAAAGADAAGPIGGIVGGAVGAATGTVGGILGVDMAPRFRSYVRERNVRSYDYDGRVAVGSTLPASGVTYYDVPSEYRVQPGYRYTVVNDRPVLVDRGHRIVEVID
- a CDS encoding oxidase, producing the protein MRPPRATLNADDRALIRKRLRTPVLTFLALLALLAVNVTLGATLPFAQVWIVELAVVAVMVALILLVSMEVMHEPPLIRLFSGLGFFWVAILVGMTLTDYLAR
- the mscL gene encoding large conductance mechanosensitive channel protein MscL — translated: MLEEFKKFALRGNVVDLAVGVIIGAAFGAIVNSAVQDVFMPVIGAATGGLDFSNYYIPLSSKVQAGLPYVDAKKQGAVIGYGQFLTLTLNFLIVAFVLFLVIRAMNKLQNAEAKKPDEMPADVKLLSEIRDLLATKPRI
- a CDS encoding cytochrome c oxidase subunit 3, with translation MSAKLADGVGVARAEHFETVAQQREAATLGIWAWLITELLLFSALFLVALITRIQHPEATVAAAKHLKFWIGATNTVVLIGSSLTMSMAIEFSRMGWQRAMVRAMLATAALGGLFLVLKGYEYYADWDEHMMPFLSHRPFALAETPAARLFVNLYYVATLLHALHLFTGIALLLGMTWMAAKAGFLSRHQNWIEVYGLYWHFIDLVWILAFPILYVVNR
- a CDS encoding cbb3-type cytochrome c oxidase subunit I; translation: MSASGSIGGTARREPHAPESTIGRKADYLHAESTLRSWFLTTDHKRIAILYLASITGFFVIGALAAGVVRLALVVPNGAIMTNDTYNKAFTIHGVVMVWFFLIPSIPATFGNFLIPLMIGAKDLAFPKLNLTSWYVFMAGALFTLVSVVLGGVDTGWTFYAPLSTAFSNTWVLPALIGVTIVGFSSILTGLNFVVTIHTMRAPGMTWFKLPIFVWAHYATSLIFLLATPVITTALILLIAERAFHIGVFDPAYGGDPVLFQHLFWFYSHPAVYIMVLPGMGVISEIVPAFAQKKLFGYRFVAYASIGLASVTFFVWGHHMFVNGQSDLASLVFSALSFAVAVPSAVKVYNWTATIHKGSLRLDTPMLYAMGYIGLFVLGGLTGLYLATLAINQHIHATYFVVAHFHYIMVGGTVLAFLGGLHFWWPKFTGRMYSEPWGRVSALLIFLGFNVTFFPQFILGYLGMPRRYATYPAEFQLLNVLSSAGATILAAGYLFPMLYLVYSLWFGRKAPANPWNAKGLEWETASPPPTHNFLSPPEVPRIPYDYPIQAQESRDQHG
- a CDS encoding class II glutamine amidotransferase gives rise to the protein MCELLGMSANVPTDIRFSFAGLARRGGDTGPHADGWGISFYDGRTCRSFHEPEPSARSQLARLLRDMSIKSRIVVAHVRKANRGRVSLENTHPFSRELWGRRWTFAHNGQLKGVKRLPLGGFMPIGTTDSEHAFCWMLGRLQGRYKALPRPEALDRAVADLAGELHALGVFNMLLTDSRTLYAHCGKRLCYLTRRAPFGKATLIDEDWQVDFSEETTEHDVVTVIATQALTRDECWTDLARGDVLTLRDGAIRLLRPANLA